The Leptospira neocaledonica DNA segment GGTCAAGAAATACTCCGGATCCTATAGGGCGATCCATTCACATTATCGCCGATTTGGATAATAAGACTCTTTTTTATGAGTCGAAAAAGATTTCTTCTAAAGAAATAGTAGATAAAATATATAAATCGCATATTCGCAATGTTGAAAAAATAACTGAGTATAAGCAAAAAATTAAAAATTGCTTATATCATGTTCTCTCTTCACCTTTTATAATGGCTAATTGGGTTCTAAAACAAATTGCAAAATTTGTTTTCGGGCGAGAGGTAGTTATCATTCCGAAGAGTGATCCGGAATCGTCAGAGAGTATTTACATAGGACAAAATGAGAAATTGCAAAAAATTAAGATATTTGAATATGAAACCTCATTTTTATCTATTTATTCTTTTTCGATTCTAATTGCTTCAGGCTACACTTATATTTATTTAAACTGCATAAAAATCGAATTTCTCGAAGATGTTTTGAATAATGGAGCAATTACTTTAGTTTTCGGTCTTATTCTGATTATAACTTACGATGTATTAATTCTTAATATACTTGAATTAAATATTAAATTTATTCATATTATCGGGCAGAAAATTCGAAAATTGCTTTTGTAATAAATAAAACCGTCGCCTAACTATCGGTGCTTCCGCTACGCTTCGAGATTGCTTACGCAACTCTCGCTCGGGCTTCGCCACATTTGCTTCTGTCACTTCGTTTGCATGAGCAAACTCGCGCCATCGCAAACGTCGGAACACCTTGGTCGTTAGACGAAATAACGCCCGAAACTTATCTGACAAATCGGAGGAAATTTCTTGATTACAGAAGAAATCTATATGCTCAGTTGCGGTTTGGAAAATATTTCTCTTTTGGAAATATTCGAGCTGTTAAAGAACATCCTTTTAGGAATTACGGGTATAGTTGGTTCTATTGTTGCTTGGCGAGGACTGAATACCTGGAAACGCCAAATTTCTGGGGAGCACCAACACGAAACAGCTATGAAATTGCTAAGAAGTCTTATAGAAGTTCGTTCACGAATTAAAGATGTACGTAGATCTATTGATATGACTAGTGAACACTATGATGCGTTCAAGGAGATTGAAGGACGAGAACCAGCTAATTCCAGTGAACTGGATCAAAAAGATTATTTAAGAATTGTTAGGGGAAAGCGGCTGAATGATGCATTAGATAGGTTAGATGTCGCTAAAATAGACACCGAGATAGTATTCGATGCTTTAGTAATTTCAGAAGTCGAAAAAATTTCTAAATTTATCGCCAAGCTTAATAAATCCATTATGGTGCATAATCAGGCAAAAATGTATCCTGCATATCTTTCGAGTGATGAAAATAAAAAAGCTTATGAAGTTCTTTATTCTAATGGTCCCGATGATGTGTATGGGCAGGAAATAGAATTAATCATTAAAAATGTTAGGGAATTGTTAAAGGAATTTATCTCATAAAAGATCCTTAACGAATATCAGAAGATGGGTGTGTAGATTTATCAGGGCGTTACTTCGTCTAACTTTCGGCTCTGACGCATCGCTTCGAGATCGCTACGCGACTCTCGCTTGGCCTCCGGCACATTTCGCTTTGTCACTCGCCTTGCAGTGGCAAGTCTCGTGCCAAGTCCTTACGGACTCGCGAAACGTCGTCAAGCCTTGGTCGTTAGACGCAATAGCGGCTCAATTTTTTTGAAACCTTAAACTAAAGATCTCTTAACGCTATTTTAAAGTAATATGAGTATATTTATTGAACCTTGGAATGACCAGAATATCGATTGGCTGTTGCTTCAGAACGGGGCAACTAACTTGTATTTGGATACTAAAATTCTAGAAGAACATATAAAAGAGCTTTCGGAGCTAAATTATGATATATTCAAATTAAATGCTGATAATTGGGAAAGCGAAGCTGATTTTCATATATCAGTTAGTCATAATTTGAGCTTTCCAGATTACTACGGAGAGAATTTATCAGCGTTTCAGGATTGTATTAGTGATATTGAATCTAAGAATTCTGGAACAGTTCTTTTGTTTATTAACTACGATACGTTCTCAACTAAAAATCGGGAATTTGCTCATCGTGTATTGGATATTTTGGAGTATGAGTCAAGGAACCTACTTTTGATTGGCCAAAGACTTATTGTAATAGTGAAAGTTCACGATGCAAAATTTTCTGTTTCGAATTTAGGTTCAAGATCAGCAAATTGGAATCATAAAGAATGGCTTAACAAAGATCGTGGTCTTTAAATGCCGCTACTGCGTCTAACTATCGGCTCTGACGCAGCGCATCGGGATTGCTTCGCAACCCTCGCTTGGCCTTCGGCACATTTCGCTTTGTCACTCGTTTTGCTGAGCAAAACTCGCGCCAAGTGCTTACGGACTCGCGAAACGTCGTCAAGCCTTGGTCGTTAGGCGC contains these protein-coding regions:
- a CDS encoding TraY domain-containing protein; translated protein: MARVCSCKRSDRSKCGEARARVA
- a CDS encoding barstar family protein, which gives rise to MSIFIEPWNDQNIDWLLLQNGATNLYLDTKILEEHIKELSELNYDIFKLNADNWESEADFHISVSHNLSFPDYYGENLSAFQDCISDIESKNSGTVLLFINYDTFSTKNREFAHRVLDILEYESRNLLLIGQRLIVIVKVHDAKFSVSNLGSRSANWNHKEWLNKDRGL